The window GACGTCACAAGGATGCGATATGCTGAGAAGCCTCTGAACCACAAGGAGTGTATGCTAGTCTCCCTTGCGACACTGCAGGACCCGCGAAGTGCTGAATCACCGTCAGAAACGATTGGATCTAAGAATCGCCTTCTTCATCCCTCGAGAGCGGCTAGACCTAATAGAGGTGTTAGTCTTAGGATTTTAGTATATTGTATATTGCTAGCATGTTtaattcaaataataataaaacacattggtttctcagtttggttcggtttaactCGATTCGGTTCGGAACAGTTTCGGTTTGGTTGGTTCGGGTTGGGAAAATACTAAACCGAACTATTTGATAGTAGatctttggtttggtttggatcagTTTCAGTTCGGTTGGTTCAGTTTGActtggttcggttcagtttttttGGTCCACTCCTAGCAGATTATGTATATTATGTTTGTCTTTCAGTTGTtcgtttttttaattatataaaaacattcaAACTAAAAATGTGCTATTTTTTAATGTGATATAGAAGGGGAATGTGTGTTCACTgtctttccaaaaaaaaagatttttttaccATTTATCTGTTTAAAAAGGTTTTGGTTTATCTTATTTATATCACATATATCTTTATATGTacaatctattaaaataaaatcacaaaGTTGGATCCAACTTGATTCCAGgtagaatattttttaaaaaaaactatactttATATATTTCTCTTAACATATACAATTACTAACTACTAACGTTTAAATATAGCCTAACTAGAGGTACAAGTATCtgcatttattttttgaaataatacGAACATCCATATTTTACTAACTAAAGATTCTCAAATAAccaattatattacttaatcTCTAATATTATATTTCCTAAATCTTCTTAAAAACATTTCCAAAATCCGGGCAAAAATATTTACATCCAaatatttagtatattttaatttgaatatttaattgaAGTTTCCTAGCTTCTAtgcatatgattttattaacatttgtatatttgctgtaataaaaaaaattaaacatttaatgacaaaattttcaatgtgagatttttaatagttttagaaatttataatcgTTTTAAGAAATTCaatccaaattttaaaattaaaatatttaggtCTCAATACTTtttaatgcaaatttcaaaattaatatatttatgcattttatatggtatatagtttaattttaattatatatatatgtatgtatatatttggTCTGAATATCTACTAAATGATcattcatattcatatgattttatgatcatttatatatttttatagcaAAAAAAGGTAAAACCATTGTTGCATCTTTGTTTGCTACAAACACTAACCCAAGCTTCTAATATTTTGTGTCAGAACCTGTTATGCGTAAACTCTTCAGGATTTCTATCTAAAAAAATTTGGGACTTTAGTTTAACCAACTTATGCTTTTagtttttatacattttcattttcatttgtgttgcattataataattaaattaataaaaaacattttacaaaaaattcataACGGCATTGttataaacattttttctaTGGATGGGACTCGGTTCGGATCTATTCAGATTTCGGGTTTTCAGAGTTAAATATTCAGTCCCATTCAGTTAATTACAAATTTCGGTTCGAGTTTAGGTCGGATCGTTGCGGATTCGTTCAGGTTCGGATAACCCgtttaaattacttttaaaatttaaaatttattatgtactttaaatttctcaaaattaaaaataaaataacatattacaTAGAAacttgaataacatatgtcaaaatatctaaacttaacatataaattgggttgacttgaatatttagatagataatcaatagatatttcaagtattttttggttttttgagtattgtttagttattttagacatttacttttgactatttgtatatattttaagtattttggacaacttaaaaatatcttatatattttggatatttatattgaacctaaaaataattaatatatttaggtatataaatctattttagaTACACtcggatacccaaaatactttgGTTCAGGTCGAGTTTGGTTCcggttctctagataccaaaattttggacTCGTTCAGTTTTTAATTAATTCCGGTTCGAGTTTGGTACTGTTTTTTAGATcagatttggttcggtttttggGACTGGTTTTTTGCCCTGTCCAAGTTACTTTctgattttccattttttactatttttcattttgtttatgCTGACAAAGGAGAACCAATATACTTTTCATTATAACTATATGGGCATGTGTCAGCCTTCCACTGCGATGGAAaacatatcacattttaataACAAGTGCCACACATGGAACATATCTGTagaaatcaaaaatattattttaaaaatggaaataaatCAAAGATCAAATCTATGTCCCACTGTCCTTGTGTCGTGACGCATGGTATAATTTTTAGTTCTGATCCATCCAGATAAAGCAGCAGAATCACGCCAATGCGTATGAACTATCAATCAGATCTTTTCCATTGCATAATATGATCAGTAACGACAATATTCACGAGGTGGTTTTTACACATGAAAAAGCTGAAAAGCAACATTCGTCTCTTAGAGAATCTCCAAAGagactctattttttcctctataatttacactaaaatagagtaattctattataaatttgaatttgctccaatggttcactctataatagagttactctataatagagtgaaatatagagtaatcttatttttttactccaaatatagagtgaaaaaacaagaatactctatatttgactctattataaagtaactatattatagagtgaaccattggagcaaatccaactctataatagagttactctattttagagtgaaatatagagaaaattatagtgtAGCACTGGAAATGGTCTCAGGTGATATCttgattaaaataattaagCGGGGATTTaggtaatatttatattttataaaacgtTTCATTTACTATATTCCGATCTTCCAGTGAACTTTATACATTATTCTCTATTCACCTAAAGTCAGACATTTCCCATGGACCAGGACTACAATATACTTTTAAATGGCAATGATATCCTGTTTATTCAATGACTTCCAAAAATTAATACAGGCCgtggtttataaaaaaaaaaaaaattcccgttacaaaaaaaaacacatatgcAGTTTATCAATATGAATTGCATACGTGTGATATAAATGATGAATTTTAAACCTCTGGTTTATAAGACATAATTACATTGATTAAGAAAACAATTTCAATTGACAGATCCGGCAtgatttaattaattgtttaggAGTATTTACGTGATTTAGTTGTACGTTGGGTGGATTTATTTGGTATTCAAGAATCTTTGCTTCTCTCTATACACACacgtatatattatatatacaatcttGTATATAAAAAAACGCCCCCTTCGAGTTCGAGTTATTGGCTCTTCGTATAAACCAAAGGCCAACGAAGCATCTtccagagaaaagaaaaaaaaaaacttgctaATAATGGCTTGCAAGTTTAATGCCACGTAGTATTTTAATCGACCAATTGTCATAATccattcaaataaaataataatatggatATTGGTATATAACTCATGTTTTGCATGTAAGACTTGGCAAAGACGAGCAAGATATCCGGAGACGCGGAAAATAGAGAGAATAATCAGAAAgcatattaaaagaaaacaaaagttatTGGGTTTAGTCTACAATGGTGACTCTAAAGCTTGAGATTTGCATCGAGTTTGTGAAACTAACCGTTGATCTCGTCGCCGCCATGGCAGAATCAATCGAAGTAGCTTTCCGTCACCGTCCTCCGCCGCAGGTTCCATATTCAGCGGGGGTGAACGGTCGGCGGGGTCATTACTCCACCGTTCCCATTCCTCTCGTAGGCTTTCTGTAATTAATGTATTCTCCTCTTATGTTTTATCTTTCTCTTTGTTCCTCTTGTTCTATCATTAGTGTCTTTGCCTTGATCTACGAAGTGACAGAAGTTGTGATTCGTATGGAAGATCAAGAACGTAAAGATTATGACGAGTTTGCATACTCCgtgaataatataaaatcttagaCATTCTCTATCGTAtgttgtatattattattttgtttttgtgtatATAATTTGTTCATTCATAATATCTATAAAGAAAAATTGCTGTTatattattattcatttataatgaaATTGTGTTCACACTTTCATGgtgtatatagtatatatttttgtgggggggcggggggggggggggggggggaaccTATATTAGGGTGTCTTATCCATGTTTAAGTTCTAGGATTAGTTTGTGTGTGGTCTCCACCAAGTAACGTGAGGGATATTTATTTTTGCTATAGACCCCCGCAATACCACCCTCTTAATCTCATTAACCTTGCATTGACAGTTGAGGAGTTGTTCAATGAAACTGGATGCCATTGGGATATACAAAAATTGAGAGTTACCTTTGAGGCAGAGGATGTTTAACGTATTCTTGCTATACGCATAGGTCAGTAGCGTCCAGAAAAGTTGAAATGGGCCTTCCCAACAACGGTTCTTACAATTTTCAGAGTGGGTACATATTACTTCTTAGAGGAATGAGCATATGAATGAAAGGAGATTACCACCATTGGAAAACAAGCTGTGGAAGGACTTGTGGAAATCAAAAACTACTCCTAAGATTAAACATTTTATGTGGAAAGCCATCTCTGGTTCTCTGGCTGTTAACCAAAGGCTGGGATCGAGAGGTATCTTAGTTGATCCAATATGTCGTACGATCTGCCATGTCATCTTTACGTGCTCAGTAGCATTGGAAATATGGCAGAACTCAGGTACTACCACCATCTGGTTTCTCACGTAACTCGCCCTTTCTCAATTTCCACTACCTCCTTTCGAGTAGCAGGAAGTCTTCAACCTCTGAAGTGGTTCGAAAATCTCTTCTTTGGATCTTGTGGCACTTATATAGGTTGGTGTTTGAAAGAACTAGAATAGTTCTGAGTTCAAACCTCAATAAGGAGATGGAAGACGCTGAAATTGGGTTTCATGTGAACTTGCCTGAAGATATTACTGTTGTAGTAACCCTCCCGAACGGGTAAAGTGGTCGAGATAAACAAGTCGGAATTCGGAGCCAAGCTTTTAGGAACCCAAGTATCTTGAGGAattttaagttttgatcacaGAAAACTTGCCATGATTCAGAGAAGAATAGAAGTTTGTCGAGCAACTACGGTTGGTGGTCGAGTCGCAAGCGATCGGGTCGATCAGTAGTGTAGATCGACGAAAGACATTTTCAAAGCATGATGTTTTTGGAAGCACATCGTTTAAGAAGCACAGTGTTTTATAAGCACGACGTTTTAGAAGCATGGCGTTTTTAGAAGCACGTCGTTTTAGAAGCACATCATTTGTGAAGCACGAAGTTTGTAGACGAACAtcgtattaataaaataaaatattatgtttccAACATAATAAGCcgtaagcacgacgggaaaatcCGAAGTTGGACGAAAACCCTATTTCGACATCAAAGAATATTGCATGGGAAAGCCGCATGATCGGAAAATATTTACCATCAAGATAAGAATTCAGTCTGGCATTTATTAGAATATTCAGCTCATTAAAATGGGCGTGAAAAAGTATTCGGAATTGATCACGGGTCACAAATATGCCGGAAGGGTCAAAATCGGATGAACGGACCGAGAAGCACGAGGTGGCCTGATGCATGGGATCTGAACCTGCTTGAAACTGGCTTGCAAGGTATGTGTCTACTGAAGCACAAGATGTCGCGATGAATGCAGCCAGAGCATGCGGTCAGACATGTAGGAGCACAAGGTGTCGCCGCCATGCAACCggagcatgcggccagccatgtggagctaGTGTGGTGCCTTGCATGCAActcagtcatgcagcctgacatgtGGGAGGAGGTGTGCCGCCGTGCATGAGACCCAGACATACAGCCAGCCATGTGTGCACCGTGTGTCGCCGCGCATGCGACCGGAAGCATGCGGACTGACATGTGGTCGACCGTGCGGCCTTACCTCACTGGTCGGTGCTTTCTATAAATATCCAGCTACCCTTGTTCATTTTTCACACATCCATCCACACCAAAACAAGTCCAAACACAtgggtagagagagagaaaaataaaGTTGGCGATTAGAGTGTAGTCGAGTTTTGAAGACCAATACTCCACCAAGAAGTCAAGTTCTGTCaattttgtagatatataagaaaataatgattttacgattaaatttttataactttctaaaagaattgtatacatttttgaaaattttagtaataaaattgtataatttaaaaatatataattaaattatattttgaaatttataatgacatttttgaatatatttattttaataatgatttatgagttattctCATATTCTgtaaaaaatttccaaaaatataaattgacattaaatgtaatatatgagttattaccatatttttaaaaaggttaccaaaaatataaattaacattaaatctAAATGTTCATGTCATATTAAGCTATaagacatgtcatcaatttcagtagttatgtcatatttgttttgtcaaattggtTCTAGAAAAGACATGTGGCAAAATCTcttcgcaaatatagtctaggggattggtaagaaaaaaaatggcCTAATAGATTTCGTTTAGGTTTCCATAGGGGTAGCAGTTTCATTCTGAAAATTCAACATTGAAAGTTTCATACCGCAAATTATGATGTTATTGGCGTATATGGAATGCAAATactctattttataaatatgtaaatataagtaaatagaTTTGAATGGTTTTTATGAGGTGGGGTTTAggattttataaaaacattaatatttaaaatttgaaataatagttaaaattcttttattttcaattaatttcaaaatattagattgctttaattttttacaacatatatagtttattttttcgtagtgcatttcaaaattttattttttgtcaataaaactttgaaaaattaCACTACTATTTTCGACTTTAGAAGATTAattgaattttgattttttttttgttactacattaatactttattttataaaaaaaattgagtttttggtaatattttctaatttttttctcaacatattttgttatattaaaattaaaatttgatttgtcatttaatattttaaaaggtATTTTCATGTTTAGCACTTTCTTGGTaccattattcatgtttaccactattaaagagacattttcaaaaatattttcttcattaagtggcaaaagagttttataaattgttgttctctatatataataaatagttatttaaataaaaaaatatgatcttgtttatgttttcgaattatactttttgaaaatcaaacttttttataaaaaacaatttcctgaatattttattttgaaatattattttttcaaaatttctatttgaaaatcaaaaatcattttttaataatgtttttatatttttaagactcaaacttttttataaaaaacaatttcctgaatattttattttgaaatattattttttcaaaatttctatttgaaaatcaaaaatcattttttaataatgtttttatatttttaagtatttatatatatatatatatatacatatgtacatatatattaaaatcctaaatttcacattccaaaaaccttaCCTACTCCTCAACtataaaccctaagtctaaattagttaaccctagggttaTAAAACTGGTTAGTGTAatcatgaaaagtggtattatgaaAGTGgtgttttggcaattttcctattttaaatgaattactaaaatttcatatctttctaataacattttttaaaaatagtatagGTGGTTATCCGCGATTTCACCAGTGTAAACATtgtatgaaaattatattttatgttcaCAATTTTATAATTCTTAATAGTATtcataactattaaaaataaccttttttattttaaatagtttgaaAATCAAAAGTCTTGGTATTGTATAATCTCAGAAGATTATTGAGATATAGTgttatttctataaatttaacataaatttCGGAAAGTATTTTTATGACATaatttgtgattaaaaaaaaccAAATATTAATGAACAAAAAGTAATTTTATAATACTTTCTACACTTCATGGTTTAAAAAACAGATGAAACTGCCAGGTATAGTAATACGTAAAATCCATGTTTTTAggcaaacaaataaaattgaagtatgtaaaaatataaaataaccaaGATTACAGCCAAGAATACAACAAACCAGTTTTATTATTCTTCActcatctttatatataaagaagggTTTGTATCCCTCCAGGTTGCGACACGTAGGCGTCCAGGTCAGAAATACGGTGTATGTCGTCTCGACACGTGTCCGCTGCGTGCTAAACGCACCGTTCCATTTATTGCTTTTGTTCATTCGTATGGATTTTATATTTGTTGGGCCGTTTCACCTCTCTGTTGAGCCCACTAGCTTTTCCTTAATGAAATACACCGTTCCATTTATCATGTGTTCTTCTCATCCCGTCTCCAGCGCTAATGGCGATTAGGGTTTTGAAGACGATCTCTCATCTTCCTTCTTATGGTCTGGAACGGTACACGTAACCGAGATATCCACTTTCAACCTTCCATTAATCGATCATCAACGATCTATTCAATGCGATTTTTTGTTATGCAAGGCGATGGAGTTCGGCTATAAAAAGGTATGCTTTACTCCTTTGAGAATCATCCTCTCATTTGTTCTAAACAACCCAGTAAACAAAAATGGTGTTCTATGGCTAACGTTTCAGTCTTCTTCTCCGATTTGCAGACTGGCCGCTCCTCCTCCACCGTTTAATTTTGTTTGCTCTGTTCCGGGAGGCCAGGAATGTACGCCATGGTGTTCTATGGCTAACGTTTCAGTCTTCCTCTAAGGTTATCAATTTAACTCCCCCTTTTGTTCATAGTCAGATTAGTTTCACCGGTTAATTTTACACATCTTTGCCCTCATGAATCCTTTATAATCGTCactttgggtttttttttttaagtttctgtTACAGATTTTTCACTGAGACATTTTCCAGATTTTGATGATTGTTGTGTACGTTTTTGATGTTCGTAAATTTTCACCATCGGAGTAGTTTCACCGGTTAGATTCTTTACACATCTCCGCTGTCTTGAACTTATTTTCTGTTGCAAACATTTTTTGCCATGGTCAGTTCATGACTTAGGAGGATGATAAAGCTTAGGCTCTGGAGGATGAGATGGTTGTGAAAGAGCCTGAGTTAGAGAAGAAACATAACTGGAATCAGAgtatgaaaaacaaaaacaatgagAGACACATTGTTGGCAAGAAGACATCGGAAAGGCTGTGATCAACTCCTTTCTCTTTGGTTTACCCATAGCTAATTTTTATAGTGCTAATTGTTAGGCTAAAATTTGGCTTCTCGctggtttttcttttttttggccATAGAAGTTTTCGGTTATATAACGGATGTACTCAAACTTTGATTTGAtattataatttacattttatcaaaaaaaaaaacaatgagagACATTAGATATCAATGAGAGGGAGAAACAGAAACAGGAAGAGTTGAAGCATTTAAAGAGGGTCAACTGAGACAAAGAGGGATCACgtagaagaataagaagaagagacCCGGGAGAGATCAGAGCGTCAGGCtgaagcgagagagagagaagctgcTAGACTGAGAATGATACAAGAAAAGGCACTTCATCTTGATGGATCTTAGAAAGGACCTGATGCTACACATGTAAGTTCTCTTTTGTTTTACACCTGCTACTTTCTATGCAACGCACATTAATCTAAATGCTTCTCAATGTCTGGATTGGGATAGTGTATCAGGGTAAAATATCAATGAAAGCTCCATAAAAACAGCAGCCAGCAGGTAAAGGGAGAGACTCCATAAAACGTTTCTCTCATCTGTTCTCAACTTTTTATCAATATCAATGAAAGCTAATATTTTCTCTGCTGCGTTCATctaatattttatcaatatccATGGATGAAACTGTTTTTTCTTTCCAGTGTTACCATCAGTTCCAAATTTTCAagacaacaaaaaaacaaaaagaaactgctatttgtttttttttttgaaactctaCATTTAGAAAACACTTGGAAATGATAACTCAACAAGAAAAAGATATGGTTAACGTTTGTTTATAACAAAAGGGCAGCTGACAGCTGATACTGAAAAATGATACGTATGTGATGTGACTAAAACAATACATTCTTGAGAATTAAAAGGACAATAATTATGAAGCAAAGTATAAGGAGTATATTTGTACATTTCACCATTGCTCCTTCTCTTTGTGTTCTCTCCGCCTATAAAAAAACAGGTCTCTCTGTTAGTTCTCTAAGACCTCACAATAAAATAACTTATGTAGTTTTTGGTTAAGAATCAAACCTTTTGTAGTTGCTATAGCTTTTCCTCTCCCGATGTAGAAACATTTTGGATATTGTAGTCTATCCGATCAACTATTGTGCCCTGATTGACACAAGTTGAATAAGGATCGGGAAAACTCCGGTTACACTTTTTTCTAGGAGCTTGAGACTTTGTCGTTAAGAATATACATCAAAATAAAGTTATAATTCCATAGCTAACTTTCAAGTGTTGAATaagaataaattttaaatgtttattaattatgcAACTTTTTAATAGTGTTTgagtaattattttaagtaaaaaaatcTAAGcgagattcttttttttaattaagtgAAAGGCAGGGtacaaaaaaatcttaataagGAATTTATAGAATACAAAGATAATCGTTTTTACGCGTGTGAGACAGTTTTATTGTTGTTAATAGGGTCGGACATATTATGCTTGgtgttctaaaaaaataattaaatatgacTTCTCATTCTCTCAGTGATAATTCTGTAACAGTTAGTTAATAAACATCAACAATCATTGTTGTTTTTCTCATCATACACATTGCAGAAAAATCATTCCTTCCAGTGTTATCTGATCTGTTAGAACTGCTCCCGTGATGGTGAAAAAGACGGTTGTGAGAACTCATAAAATTGGTTCCACTGACTTGAGATCCACCACTGAAACAGAATTGGGCTCTGATGCTGATAACACAAACGTTCCAAATGTACGGGTGATTCCAGTTCCAGTTTGTATCATATATGCATATACACTTTAAATTTTCAGAGTGATCTGATGTGACTTCATCACAGTCTATGCCACTATTTTTGCTAAAACAATGTAGAATCGCCAATATTTCCATTAGGTGATCTTAAAACAATgtagaaaacaatttatattggctaatatttttgctaaaacaaTAAGAATCGCACTAGCCCCCACAAAGAAATACTATTACCAGAGTTAATCATATAAATCAGAGGTCCACAGCGATAGCCAACCTATAAAACTCATGTTATTTTCACCAATGCACTTGCTCAACCAAAATTGCACTATATTATATACAGTAGACAACCAcagaagataaaataaaaaagtccaactacaaaaactcaaaataattcaaagagCATGATTTTCATTTTCAATCGTCCATCCATCGATTTAACTTTACACAAACAAACCAACTACAACATCAAGTTCCAAACTAACCCCTACCATTGGATTTACATATTAACAATCATATATTcgtaatgaaaaatataaatgtaacacatcccgcccgtagggcgggccgatcttagtgttttatatatgtatcatttctTTTTCGTATTACAAAAAATAAGCAtgtcaattttattataatcaaaacTACATCAATAGAGTCTTAACTCTAGTCTTGTATTACTATATTGTTTCTgttttttcaatttatattgtaataaaCTTTTCActgattaatattattttaaactatttaaaatataattttcttacaatcaaaactataataattaaattaatagagTATATTAGATCTAGTCTCGTATTATTATAATGTTccaattttcaa is drawn from Brassica rapa cultivar Chiifu-401-42 chromosome A05, CAAS_Brap_v3.01, whole genome shotgun sequence and contains these coding sequences:
- the LOC103868647 gene encoding uncharacterized protein LOC103868647, which translates into the protein MVTLKLEICIEFVKLTVDLVAAMAESIEVAFRHRPPPQVPYSAGVNGRRGHYSTVPIPLVGFL